The DNA sequence GACGCTATGAATACAGAAAAATACATAAATGAAGAATCCAAATTAAAAGAAACAAAGACCTATAGTTCAGGTCTATTCAAATTTGGAGTATTTATTGCGGTAACAGGAACACTGCTTTTAGTCCTGCGACTTTTTCTAGGTGAATACTCTGCCCTGGGAATAACATCCAATCTTCTGATTATCTTATCTGGCGCATTTATTGCGTGGAAACCATTTCTGAACTAACGAAAGTAGAGTTCTCTAAACCCGCGCCTCAAACCCGCGCCTCCACTGACTCGGAAAGGGGGGATAGGGCAACGACGCGGTGGATTCAGTTATACCTTTGTCCGCTGAAGGATCTATTCTGATTCATCGTGTTAACCATCGCCACTGTCCTCCTCGCATCGGTCCTCATCGGTGCCATCCTGCAGCGCATCACCGGCCTCGGCGTCGGTCTGGTTGCAGGTCCTGTCCTCACCGCCCTGCTCGGTCCACTGGCCGGTATCACGATGGTCAACGGACTGTCCATCATCAACGCGGTCAATAATGCCTGGTCGGTGCGCAAACGCACCGATTGGAAGCGTTTTCGTGTGCTGGCCGGTGCGTTGATCGTCGGTTCCCTCCCCGCGGTCCTGGTGGTGCATCTGCTCAATGGCCCGTGGCTGCTCATCGTCGTGGGCGCCCTGGTGCTGCTGGCGTTGAGCATCTCCCTGTTCCCCACGGAGAAGTTCCGCATCGATGAACACGCCCGGGGTCCGATGATCCTCTTCGGCATCATCGGCGGTTTCATGTCCACCGTCGCGGGTATCGCCGGACCGGCGCTGACCGTGTACGCCAGGCTCTCCCGTTGGGATTACCGCGACTTCGTGGCCACCCTCCACCCGATTCTGCTGGTGGCCAACACGGTGTCCTTCCTACTCAAGGTCATCCTCATCGGTGGTCTCGATTTTGGTGGAGCACCGGCATGGCTGTGGATCAGCGCGGTCGCGATGATCTTCGTGGGCGCCTGGTTGGGTGAGCGTGTCAACGCGAAGATCTCCACCCCGATGGCGAAACGCCTGGCCACTTTCCTGGCCGCGGCGGGTGCCACCGTGGTGCTGGTGCGTGGCCTCATGGAGCTTTTGTAGAAGATCACATGCCTGAGCAGGATTAACTGCTCAGACGTTTTCCTTATGGAGGACCACCGGTGCGGGCGACACCCGTGAGCGGCGTAGTCCATCCAGCGCCAGGATCATCAGGGAGATGCCCAACAGGCCGTAAACCACACCGTCGCTGATCCCCAGGGTTTCACCGAGCAGCAGTGCCGCGATGAACAACAGGAGTGGCTCCCCATAACTGAGCAGACCGAATACCGGCATGGTCAGCAGGGTTGATGCGGCGAGGTACAACACCATGGCCAGGCATCCTGCGAAACCCGCAATCATCACCAGGGTCATCGAGGTGCCATCGGCGGGATCGCTGACGCTGACCAGCAACAGGATGGCCAGGGGGCTGAGCACGATCACCTCCGCTCCATAAGCGAAGGCGTTGTTCAGTCCGGTTGCCTTGCGGATCCCGAAGTAGAGGGCGTACCCGGCAGCGATGGCCAGTGTCACCCAGGACAACTGCGCGGAGATGAGGAATTTGATGCCCACCGCCACCACGGCGATCCCCACCGCCCACCACTGCAGGTGACTGATGTCGTCCTTGAAGAAGAACCGGCCCACCGCCACCAGGAAGATCGGCAGCAGCAGATAACCCAGGGAGGCATCCAACGCATGCCCTTTGGGGGCCCAGGCGAATAACCACAGTTGGAGGGCTATGAGGAGGACCAAGGCCACGAAGGCGAGCGGGCGCCAACGGGTGGCCGTGGCTGCCCTCCAGAAATCCCCACACAGTTGTCGGCCTGCCGGCACCATGAGCAGGATCAGATAACACGCTGCGGTGATCAGGACCCGCCAGGCCACGATGGTTTCCGCGCGGGCATCAATCGCCCCGGAGATGAAGAAGATGATGCCGAACAGGAGGGAGGCCAGAACCGAGGTCACCACTCCTGCGGGGGATGTTCGCGTCACTGTTTCCATTCGCCTCTCTCTTATCCCGCTTATGGAAGGGGTGCTGGTGTATCAGGCGTCGAAAAGCGCTTTAAAGAGAGCGCGAGCTCAGCAGACCCGAGCCGGGGATGGGGGCGCCGGGATCGTTGCCGAGGGCCACGATCCGGTTGTCGGAGTCCACGTGGACGATGCTCGGTTCATAGGCCTTGGCCTCAGCGTCGGTGGCCTGGAGGTAGCTCATGATGATGACCAGGTCACCGGGGTTGATGAGGTGGGCGGCGGCACCGTTGATGCAGATGCTTCCCGTGCCGGCGTCGCCGGTGATCACGTAGGTGTCCAGGCGGGCGCCGTTGGTGATGTCCACGACGGACACTTTCTCACCTTCGATGAGGCCGGCGGCGTTGACCAGGTCGGCATCAATGGTGATGGAACCGACATAGTCGAGGTCAGCCTGGGTGACGGTTGCGCGGTGGATCTTGCTTCCGAGAATGGTACGCAGCATGTAGGGGGTCCTTCGGGGAACAGCGTGGAGATGGCACCTCAGGGGAAGTGCTGAATAATGCCGTTAAGGGTAGAGCGTGGCGGTCCTTAGGTCAAAGAAAGTTGATGGATGCGTTCATCTGGATCGATTCAAGTGTGGGGTAGGGGTGCCCTGGTTCTTGAGCTATGCCCACATGACCACAGCTGTGTGGCCACGGTGATTCGGGAGCCCGGAAGCGGCAAAGATTGCGAATCTGCAACAACGATTCGCGTCAGGTGGGATTACAGCCGTTAAGTAGCTACGATAGCCATTTATGACTCTTGAGAGTTCTGTACAACGTTCTCCTTCCCTGCTGGACGCCTCGTGTGAGGTCTACGTCCATGACCTGGCGGCACTGTCGCCGACTGACGCGACGGCCTGGGGTATCCCCGGTTTCGAGGGTGAGCTCCAGGATTTTTCGCCTGATTATTGGAATGCCATCGCTGAGCGCAACCGCGACATGGTTGCGGATGTCGATGCCTTCGACGACGGCACCGATGACAACGATGATGACGAAGACTTCGATGATGTCGACCGCGTCACCGCCGATGTCCTGCGTGACCGCGTGTGCCTCGACCTCGCCCTCCACCACCAGGGTGAGTCGATGCGTCTGCTCAATAATATTGACTCGCCGGTGCAGACCATCCGCGATACCTTCCTTATCATGCCGAATCAGACGGCCGACGATCTGGACAGCATCCGCGAACGCCTCTCCCGCGTCCCGGATGCCCTCCACGGCTATTGTGAATCCCTCGCGGAGGCCGCCAGCCAGGGCCGGGTCGCTGCGATCCGTCAGATCGAAGAGGTCATCTCACAGTGCGAGGACCTCGCCGAACCTGATTCCGTCCTGGAGAACCTCGGCCTGCCGGAAAATGATCCCGTCGTGGAGGAGGCACAGGACGCCTTCACCCGCGTGGGCACCTGGTTGGGCGAGCAGCTGGCACCCCACGCCCCGCACGAGGATGCCGTGGGCCGTGACCGCTATGAGCAGTTCTCCCACCTCCATGTGGGTGAATTCGTTGACCTCGATGAGGCCTACCGCTGGTCCCTGGAACAACTCCGTGAGATCGCCGCCGAGCAGCAGCAGCTGGCCACCGAGCTCTACGGCGCCGGCACCACCGTCCGTGAAGCACTGAAGAAACTCAACGCCGATGAGCGCTACCTCATCCACGGCACCGATGCGCTGCAGGAATGGATGCAGGGTATCGCCGACAGCGCCATCAGGGAACTGGACGGCAAGTACTTCACCATCCCTGACGAGGCGCGCACCATCGAATGCCGCATTGACCCGGCGGGCACCGGTGGCATCTTCTACACCCCACCGAGCGATGATTTCTCCCGCCCCGGCCGCATGTGGTGGTCTGTGCCCAAAACCCAGGACACCTTCCACACCTGGCAGGAACTGACCACCGTGTTCCATGAGGGCGTCCCCGGCCATCACCTGCAGATCTCCCAGGCACTCGCGGAATCCACCAACCTCAACCTGTGGCGTCGTCTGGTGGCCTGGAACTCCGGCCACGGCGAGGGCTGGGCCCTCTACGCCGAGAGCCTGATGAAGGACCTCGGATACCACGAAGATCCCGGCAACCGCATGGGAT is a window from the Corynebacterium faecale genome containing:
- a CDS encoding sulfite exporter TauE/SafE family protein produces the protein MLTIATVLLASVLIGAILQRITGLGVGLVAGPVLTALLGPLAGITMVNGLSIINAVNNAWSVRKRTDWKRFRVLAGALIVGSLPAVLVVHLLNGPWLLIVVGALVLLALSISLFPTEKFRIDEHARGPMILFGIIGGFMSTVAGIAGPALTVYARLSRWDYRDFVATLHPILLVANTVSFLLKVILIGGLDFGGAPAWLWISAVAMIFVGAWLGERVNAKISTPMAKRLATFLAAAGATVVLVRGLMELL
- a CDS encoding EamA family transporter, whose protein sequence is METVTRTSPAGVVTSVLASLLFGIIFFISGAIDARAETIVAWRVLITAACYLILLMVPAGRQLCGDFWRAATATRWRPLAFVALVLLIALQLWLFAWAPKGHALDASLGYLLLPIFLVAVGRFFFKDDISHLQWWAVGIAVVAVGIKFLISAQLSWVTLAIAAGYALYFGIRKATGLNNAFAYGAEVIVLSPLAILLLVSVSDPADGTSMTLVMIAGFAGCLAMVLYLAASTLLTMPVFGLLSYGEPLLLFIAALLLGETLGISDGVVYGLLGISLMILALDGLRRSRVSPAPVVLHKENV
- the panD gene encoding aspartate 1-decarboxylase → MLRTILGSKIHRATVTQADLDYVGSITIDADLVNAAGLIEGEKVSVVDITNGARLDTYVITGDAGTGSICINGAAAHLINPGDLVIIMSYLQATDAEAKAYEPSIVHVDSDNRIVALGNDPGAPIPGSGLLSSRSL
- a CDS encoding DUF885 domain-containing protein, giving the protein MTLESSVQRSPSLLDASCEVYVHDLAALSPTDATAWGIPGFEGELQDFSPDYWNAIAERNRDMVADVDAFDDGTDDNDDDEDFDDVDRVTADVLRDRVCLDLALHHQGESMRLLNNIDSPVQTIRDTFLIMPNQTADDLDSIRERLSRVPDALHGYCESLAEAASQGRVAAIRQIEEVISQCEDLAEPDSVLENLGLPENDPVVEEAQDAFTRVGTWLGEQLAPHAPHEDAVGRDRYEQFSHLHVGEFVDLDEAYRWSLEQLREIAAEQQQLATELYGAGTTVREALKKLNADERYLIHGTDALQEWMQGIADSAIRELDGKYFTIPDEARTIECRIDPAGTGGIFYTPPSDDFSRPGRMWWSVPKTQDTFHTWQELTTVFHEGVPGHHLQISQALAESTNLNLWRRLVAWNSGHGEGWALYAESLMKDLGYHEDPGNRMGYLDAQRLRAARVAIDIGVHLGKKNPEATGAWDASYARSFLRENTSMPEATVGFELNRYLGWPGQAASYAIGQRLWQQLRDDAIAQGMTLSEFHGKALAYGSIPMSILRDQILD